From Papaver somniferum cultivar HN1 unplaced genomic scaffold, ASM357369v1 unplaced-scaffold_99, whole genome shotgun sequence, the proteins below share one genomic window:
- the LOC113346375 gene encoding uncharacterized protein LOC113346375 translates to MTKFLLAQSSFPSSQELVSSQDIPMSQERTYNGKVRVVKSNPERYTVECYYKEKLECDWMFHAAPKTSNVKGHLFLKAYNGEHKCCAGYSDGTKADPVTRELIKSLIFEKIEQNPNKKARDIVRELKSDYGLEVSYDQAHAGKELCFKELYGEDIKSYTDLRWWCEAVKKHDPGSRDDLVVEGGEFKSLFLAFDACISGFEYCRPILFLDATFLTGKFRGCLMAATGKNANNGIFPLAYGIVSSETVENWHWFLKKLESILGPRVLTFMSDRHEGLIQGIRDVFPTFYHDWCYQHLKNNVRSKTNKKKGEHCAAMGLFKECFYSSTHEGFDQGMQKLKDMGCDGLHKFLSEIPVECWSNAHCLGCRYGDMCKNIAESFNSWIKEAKGMPIATLVNWIRLKIMEQMSIRKRKGATYKGFIVPG, encoded by the exons ATGACGAAGTTTCTTTTAGCTCAGTCATCTTTTCCTTCCTCTCAAGAGCTTGTTTCTTCTCAAGATATCCCCATGTCTCAAGAACGTACATACAATGGAAA GGTGAGAGTCGTCAAGAGCAATCCAGAACGATATACGGTCGAATGTTATTACAAGGAGAAATTGGAATGCGACTGGATGTTCCATGCAGCTCCCAAGACTTCCAATGTGAAGGGTCACTTATTCCTCAAGGCCTATAACGGGGAACATAAATGTTGTGCTGGTTATAGTGATGGAACAAAGGCTGATCCGGTTACGCGCGAACTTAtcaagagtttgatatttgagaAGATTGAACAGAATCCCAACAAGAAAGCcagggatattgttagagaactcAAAAGTGATTATGGGTTGGAAGTGAGCTACGATCAGGCGCATGCCGGGAAAGAATTATGTTTCAAGGAATTGTATGGCGAGGACATTAAATCATACACTGACTTGAGATGGTGGTGTGAAGCCGTGAAGAAACACGATCCAGGTAGTAGGGATGATTTAGTTGTTGAAGGTGGCGAGTTTAAGAGTTTGTTCTTAGCCTTCGATGCTTGCATCTCTGGTTTCGAATATTGTCGCCCGATACTGTTCTTGGATGCAACTTTCCTAACTGGAAAATTTAGGGGTTGTCTTATGGCGGCTACCGGGAAGAATGCGAATAATG GAATATTTCCTCTGGCATATGGTATCGTATCATCTGAAACTGTTGAGAATTGGCATTGgttcttgaagaaactagaatctatCTTGGGTCCTCGTGTACTAACTTTTATGTCGGATCGCCATGAGGGTTTGATCCAAGGGATTCGTGATGTTTTCCCAACTTTCTATCATGATTGGTGTTACCAGCATTTGAAGAATAATGTCCGCAGTAAGACCAACAAGAAAAAGGGAGAGCATTGTGCTGCGATGGGTTTGTTCAAAGAATGTTTCTATTCATCGACTCATGAAGGCTTTGATCAGGGTATGCAAAAGTTGAAGGATATGGGATGTGATGGTCTTCACAAATTCTTGAGTGAGATTCCAGTGGAATGTTGGTCCAATGCACATTGTCTGGGCTGTCGTTACGGCGACATGTGTAAAAACATTGCAGAGTCCTTTAACTcttggatcaaggaagcaaaaggtATGCCTATTGCAACACTTGTTAACTGGATCAGACTTAAAATTATGGAACAGATGAGTATAAGGAAGAGGAAGGGGGCGACGTATAAAGGATTCATTGTCCCAGGCTAG